A region from the Haloarcula limicola genome encodes:
- a CDS encoding nucleoside deaminase has translation MDSPQFDEFDHETHMREAFALAREAAARGDEPFGSVLVRDDVVVMSDSNRVVTEADIRRHPELHLAHRACREYDAEERSEMVMYTSTEPCPMCAGGMATAGFGRVVYSVDHEEIAAFTGDEPAPGSAEILEGTTDVVGPVLNDEGRQIHREFDW, from the coding sequence ATGGATTCCCCTCAGTTCGACGAGTTCGACCACGAGACGCACATGCGCGAGGCCTTCGCGCTCGCGCGTGAAGCCGCGGCCCGCGGCGACGAGCCGTTCGGGTCGGTGCTCGTCCGCGACGACGTGGTCGTCATGTCCGACTCGAACCGAGTAGTGACGGAAGCCGACATCCGACGCCACCCCGAACTCCACCTCGCCCACCGCGCGTGCCGGGAATACGACGCCGAAGAGCGCTCGGAGATGGTCATGTACACGAGCACCGAGCCGTGTCCGATGTGCGCCGGCGGGATGGCGACGGCGGGGTTCGGTCGCGTCGTCTACAGCGTCGACCACGAGGAGATAGCGGCGTTCACCGGTGACGAGCCGGCACCCGGCTCCGCGGAGATTCTGGAGGGAACCACCGACGTCGTCGGCCCGGTCCTGAACGACGAGGGCCGACAGATTCACCGGGAGTTCGACTGGTGA
- a CDS encoding DMT family transporter gives MSWLLLFVAGLFEVGWAIGLEYSDGLSKPLPTAGTVLSLVVSMVLLARAVQDLPIGTAYAVWTGIGAVGTAALGIVLFDEPATSARLLFISVIVFGIVGLHFVSQGY, from the coding sequence ATGTCCTGGCTCCTCCTCTTCGTCGCCGGGTTGTTCGAAGTCGGCTGGGCGATCGGTCTCGAGTACTCCGACGGCCTCTCGAAACCGCTACCCACCGCGGGCACGGTCCTCTCGCTCGTCGTCAGCATGGTGTTGCTGGCGAGAGCGGTCCAGGACCTCCCCATCGGGACGGCGTACGCCGTCTGGACCGGGATCGGAGCCGTCGGCACCGCGGCGCTCGGTATCGTCCTGTTCGACGAACCGGCGACGAGCGCCCGCCTCCTCTTCATCTCCGTGATCGTGTTCGGGATCGTCGGGCTCCACTTCGTCTCACAGGGATACTGA
- the coaBC gene encoding bifunctional phosphopantothenoylcysteine decarboxylase/phosphopantothenate--cysteine ligase CoaBC, whose amino-acid sequence MLQGVNVVLGVSGSIAAVKTVELAHELRREGANVRAVMTDSAQGIVHPWAVEFATENDVVTELTGAVEHVDLCGVEGWGDVLLLAPATANTVGKVAAAIDDTPVTTCATTALGADVPVVVAPAMHEPMYDHPGVADAIDRVESWGVEFVDPRIEEGKAKIATEEAIVTAVARAAGDRPLAGERVVVTAGATTESVDPVRTLSSRASGQTGRAVARACHVHGADVTLVHDGPEVPYAAVEPVESAAEMTAAVADLASDADALVSAAAISDYTVSRADEKIKSGRENLTLSLEPTPKLIDTVREAHPELPIVGFKVESAGDDETLVARARELRDRVGLAFVVANDASVMGEAETRALFVRDDDASEYVGDKGGLGLRVAEELRTTLNG is encoded by the coding sequence ATGTTGCAGGGAGTCAACGTCGTGTTGGGGGTCTCGGGCTCCATCGCCGCGGTCAAGACGGTGGAACTGGCCCACGAGCTGCGCCGCGAAGGGGCGAACGTCAGGGCGGTCATGACCGACAGCGCACAGGGAATCGTCCACCCGTGGGCTGTCGAGTTCGCCACGGAGAACGACGTCGTGACCGAGCTGACCGGGGCCGTCGAACACGTCGACCTCTGTGGCGTCGAGGGCTGGGGCGACGTGCTCCTGCTCGCGCCCGCGACGGCCAACACCGTCGGGAAGGTCGCGGCGGCCATCGACGACACGCCGGTGACGACCTGTGCGACGACGGCGCTCGGGGCGGACGTCCCCGTCGTCGTCGCGCCGGCGATGCACGAGCCGATGTACGACCACCCCGGCGTCGCCGACGCCATCGACCGCGTCGAGTCCTGGGGCGTCGAGTTCGTCGACCCGCGAATCGAGGAGGGGAAAGCGAAGATCGCGACCGAGGAAGCCATCGTCACGGCCGTCGCGCGCGCCGCGGGAGACCGCCCGCTCGCCGGCGAGCGCGTCGTCGTCACCGCCGGCGCGACCACGGAGTCCGTCGACCCGGTGCGGACGCTCTCAAGTCGCGCCTCGGGCCAAACCGGCCGCGCCGTCGCGCGGGCGTGTCACGTCCACGGCGCGGACGTGACGCTGGTCCACGACGGCCCGGAGGTGCCCTACGCCGCCGTCGAACCGGTCGAGTCGGCCGCCGAGATGACCGCCGCCGTCGCCGATCTCGCGTCCGACGCCGACGCGCTGGTCTCGGCGGCCGCCATCTCCGATTACACCGTCTCCCGAGCCGACGAGAAGATAAAGAGCGGCCGGGAGAACCTGACCCTCTCGCTCGAACCGACGCCGAAGCTCATCGACACGGTTCGAGAGGCCCACCCGGAGCTTCCCATCGTCGGCTTCAAGGTCGAATCGGCCGGCGACGACGAGACGCTGGTCGCCCGCGCCCGCGAACTCCGCGACCGGGTCGGCCTCGCGTTCGTCGTCGCCAACGACGCGAGCGTGATGGGCGAAGCCGAGACGCGCGCGCTGTTCGTCCGCGACGACGACGCGAGCGAGTACGTCGGCGACAAGGGGGGGCTCGGGCTGCGCGTCGCCGAGGAACTGCGAACGACGCTGAACGGATGA
- a CDS encoding RNA-guided endonuclease InsQ/TnpB family protein, with protein MKRANTFDVIPQSDEDEELLRRLLDASAALWNEINYERRKNYADPDGDVWDISEYRGRYGGVLGASTVQQIERKNSEAWNSFFSLKKKDEANGKPGFWGNSENGRELRTYIRTTSYSVEWGEYSRLEILIGKDLKDEYGLGYRERLRLEVRGNPNWKEYEKQGRLELFYDEQAQTFRAFQPVTISEDHSRLAHPLASQEAALDIGANNLVACTTTTGQQYLYEGRDLFERFRETTREIAQLQSLLEEGRYSSHRIRLLYDRRAKRRNHAQDALARDLIERLYEEGVSTVYVGDLTDVLETHWSVRANEKTHNFWAFRAFVNRLACTAEEYGMSVEVRSEAWTSQTCRNCGSTTDTVRHQDTLTCSCGFEGHADLLASESFLRRQTTVTRSMARPVCLKWDDHNWSESPCSVPNEEHTNPQVASVGR; from the coding sequence ATGAAGCGAGCCAACACGTTCGACGTGATTCCACAGTCCGATGAGGACGAGGAGTTGCTCCGACGCCTGTTGGACGCTTCTGCCGCACTCTGGAACGAAATTAACTACGAACGTCGGAAAAACTACGCCGACCCAGACGGAGACGTGTGGGACATCAGCGAGTACCGCGGTCGCTACGGCGGTGTTCTCGGTGCTTCGACGGTCCAGCAAATCGAGCGAAAAAATAGTGAAGCTTGGAACTCGTTCTTCAGTCTTAAGAAGAAGGACGAAGCCAACGGCAAACCCGGATTTTGGGGTAACTCAGAAAACGGACGTGAACTCCGAACGTACATCCGCACTACATCGTACTCTGTCGAATGGGGCGAATACTCCCGCCTCGAAATCCTCATTGGCAAAGATCTGAAAGACGAGTACGGGTTGGGATACCGTGAACGCCTTCGGCTCGAAGTTCGAGGCAACCCCAATTGGAAAGAGTACGAAAAGCAGGGTCGGTTAGAGTTGTTCTACGACGAGCAAGCACAGACATTCAGGGCCTTTCAGCCAGTCACAATCAGTGAAGACCATTCTCGACTGGCACATCCACTGGCTTCGCAAGAAGCCGCTCTGGATATTGGTGCGAACAACCTCGTCGCCTGCACAACCACGACCGGCCAGCAATACCTGTACGAAGGTCGTGACCTATTCGAGCGATTCCGCGAGACGACGCGAGAAATAGCCCAACTTCAATCACTGTTGGAGGAGGGGCGATACAGTAGTCATCGTATCCGACTCCTGTACGACCGACGTGCCAAGCGACGGAACCACGCCCAAGACGCACTCGCCCGAGACCTCATCGAACGCCTCTACGAAGAAGGTGTTTCGACAGTGTACGTGGGTGACTTAACCGACGTGTTGGAAACACACTGGTCGGTTCGAGCGAACGAGAAGACGCACAATTTCTGGGCGTTCAGAGCATTCGTGAACAGACTGGCGTGTACCGCTGAAGAATATGGTATGTCGGTTGAGGTTCGGTCTGAGGCGTGGACAAGTCAGACGTGTCGGAACTGTGGGTCAACCACGGACACGGTTCGTCATCAGGACACGCTGACGTGTTCGTGTGGGTTTGAAGGTCATGCCGACCTCTTGGCGAGTGAATCGTTCTTGAGACGGCAGACGACGGTAACACGGTCGATGGCACGGCCTGTATGCCTCAAGTGGGACGACCATAACTGGTCAGAGTCACCATGCTCAGTTCCCAACGAGGAGCATACGAACCCGCAAGTTGCCTCCGTGGGTCGGTAG
- a CDS encoding DUF7519 family protein: protein MSGLDGRPVRSTAALSGTLAVAVALLVGLGVGDPLTVLVSVGGALSLAGGIWALDGGSNARVAGGSVALLVGTLCLGATLTLGASTPALFVTLGLGLAVTLVVTDATTGLARSDSLGTALRESGNALLVGIVLAVLLNLLVEFDPLTAVAAAVLALAVSSSLVAFVTLQLAVLGVLALLDRTVPIVDGWLPDRPDSEGPLDGLADAGVAATDVPKTVWAVLGVELFVALTPFGRALFALFLDGVPLVGPVLEFALSGVLHVAVGLVAVALVGVVAADGLRHWVADWLGDDPARTLSLQAGGLLTVALALVGTAALSVLGRPLLPGPDGGVTTVVGPAAVVLGAVVSLLLVTGIALQAVALLPDTGFVAPTSVGFTVGSALLFLSTLGAAELGLWTPLVVVGVAGALLVWDTGVHASGLGAQLGRAAESTDSQYVHVTGSAAVLATAVVVALAARYLLVPALAPPASPEAAWRSAVALGLVLVALVAFGLALTVREKRSVAE from the coding sequence GTGAGCGGACTCGACGGGCGGCCCGTCCGCTCGACGGCGGCGCTCTCGGGCACGCTGGCCGTCGCGGTGGCGCTGCTGGTCGGTCTCGGCGTCGGCGACCCGCTCACGGTTCTGGTGAGCGTCGGTGGCGCACTCTCGCTCGCCGGTGGCATCTGGGCGCTCGACGGAGGCTCGAACGCGCGCGTCGCCGGCGGGAGCGTCGCGCTCCTCGTCGGGACGCTGTGTCTCGGCGCGACGCTAACACTCGGTGCGAGCACGCCCGCGCTGTTCGTCACCCTCGGTCTCGGACTCGCCGTCACGCTCGTCGTCACCGACGCGACGACCGGGCTGGCCCGGAGCGACTCGCTGGGGACGGCGCTGCGCGAGAGCGGCAACGCGCTCCTCGTCGGTATCGTCCTCGCGGTCCTCCTGAACCTCCTCGTCGAGTTCGACCCGCTGACGGCGGTCGCCGCGGCCGTTCTCGCGCTCGCCGTCTCGTCGTCGCTCGTCGCCTTCGTCACGCTCCAGCTCGCGGTGCTCGGCGTCCTCGCGCTGCTCGACCGAACGGTACCGATCGTGGACGGGTGGCTCCCCGACCGACCCGACAGCGAGGGACCGCTCGATGGGCTGGCCGACGCCGGCGTCGCGGCGACCGACGTGCCCAAGACCGTCTGGGCGGTCCTCGGCGTCGAACTGTTCGTCGCGCTGACGCCCTTCGGACGGGCGCTGTTCGCGCTGTTCCTCGACGGCGTCCCCCTGGTCGGACCGGTACTGGAGTTCGCGCTCTCGGGTGTTCTCCACGTGGCTGTCGGCCTGGTCGCCGTCGCGCTGGTCGGCGTCGTCGCCGCCGACGGTCTCCGTCACTGGGTCGCCGACTGGCTGGGCGACGACCCGGCGCGAACGCTGTCGCTGCAGGCGGGAGGTCTCCTCACGGTCGCGCTGGCGCTCGTCGGAACGGCCGCGCTGTCCGTCCTTGGCCGTCCGCTTCTCCCTGGGCCGGACGGCGGCGTCACGACCGTCGTCGGCCCGGCGGCGGTCGTCCTCGGCGCGGTCGTCTCGCTCCTGCTCGTGACCGGGATCGCGTTGCAGGCCGTCGCGTTGCTTCCCGACACCGGCTTCGTCGCACCGACGAGCGTCGGGTTCACGGTCGGGAGCGCGCTCCTGTTCCTGTCGACGCTCGGCGCGGCGGAACTCGGCCTGTGGACGCCGCTGGTCGTCGTCGGCGTCGCCGGGGCGCTGCTGGTCTGGGACACGGGCGTCCACGCGAGCGGGCTCGGCGCGCAACTGGGTCGGGCCGCCGAGTCGACCGACAGTCAGTACGTCCACGTCACCGGCAGCGCCGCCGTCCTCGCTACCGCCGTCGTCGTCGCGCTCGCCGCGCGGTATCTCCTCGTCCCCGCGCTCGCACCGCCGGCGTCGCCCGAGGCCGCGTGGCGCTCCGCGGTCGCACTCGGGCTCGTCCTCGTGGCGCTGGTAGCGTTCGGTCTCGCACTGACCGTGCGCGAGAAGCGGTCGGTCGCCGAGTGA
- a CDS encoding DUF58 domain-containing protein, which produces MTDRRRARRSIGLSAALVAGAAGVATGNAAIFVASTVGLVYAAYEAATRDPEPVLTVERTLEPAAPLPGEAVAVTVTVSNDGLGYLPDVRVVDGVPERLRVVAGSPRFGTALDADDSASFTYAVEARRGDHPFGETTVVCRDLTGTGECRQRVRVETTVECSADVESLPLSAQTLPRAGRVPTRAGGDGVSFYAVREYQSTDPMARIDWNRFARTSELATVEFRETAAASVVLLVDTRNPVSPRPRAPSAVQFAVYAAERIGATLLAEDNRVGAATFDDGAYLRPAADRAQRRRLREFFGGGNDGDSSDGEDGEFLTGVEGGQLFQSVSRLEQYESERHEPGREGGGAAPDGGDVVGTLDRTLPDGAQVVFCTPLLDDRAADAAKRLAAHGHSVTVLSPDVTTDETPGGTLAGFDRAERLDGLRPSVRVVDWTPTDPLATALLRAESGWSA; this is translated from the coding sequence ATGACTGACCGACGGCGCGCTCGCCGCTCGATCGGGCTCTCGGCGGCGCTCGTCGCGGGCGCGGCGGGCGTCGCCACCGGCAACGCAGCTATCTTCGTCGCCTCGACGGTCGGGCTCGTCTACGCGGCCTACGAGGCGGCGACGCGGGACCCCGAACCGGTCCTGACCGTCGAACGAACCCTCGAACCGGCCGCGCCGCTCCCCGGCGAGGCGGTCGCGGTGACGGTGACCGTCAGCAACGACGGCCTCGGCTATCTCCCGGACGTACGCGTCGTCGACGGCGTCCCCGAGCGCCTCCGCGTCGTCGCGGGGTCGCCCCGGTTCGGGACGGCCCTCGACGCCGACGACAGCGCCTCGTTCACGTACGCCGTCGAGGCGCGCCGCGGCGACCACCCGTTCGGCGAGACGACGGTGGTCTGTCGCGACCTCACCGGCACCGGCGAGTGCCGCCAGCGGGTGCGCGTCGAGACGACTGTCGAGTGTAGCGCCGACGTCGAGTCGCTCCCCCTGTCGGCGCAGACGCTCCCGCGGGCGGGGCGCGTCCCGACGCGGGCGGGCGGCGACGGGGTCTCGTTCTACGCCGTCCGCGAGTACCAGTCGACCGACCCGATGGCGCGCATCGACTGGAACCGGTTCGCCCGGACGAGCGAACTGGCGACCGTCGAGTTCCGGGAGACCGCGGCCGCGAGCGTCGTCTTGCTGGTCGATACGCGAAACCCCGTGTCGCCGCGACCCCGCGCGCCGAGCGCCGTCCAGTTCGCCGTCTACGCCGCCGAGCGGATCGGGGCGACGCTGCTGGCCGAGGACAACCGCGTGGGCGCGGCGACCTTCGACGACGGCGCGTACCTCCGCCCGGCCGCCGACCGCGCGCAGCGACGCCGGCTCCGCGAGTTCTTCGGCGGTGGCAACGACGGCGATTCGAGCGACGGCGAGGACGGCGAATTCCTGACGGGCGTCGAGGGCGGCCAGCTGTTCCAGTCCGTCTCCCGCCTCGAACAGTACGAAAGCGAGCGTCACGAACCCGGCAGAGAGGGCGGCGGAGCTGCGCCCGACGGCGGCGACGTCGTCGGGACGCTCGACCGGACGCTTCCCGACGGGGCGCAGGTCGTCTTCTGTACGCCGCTGCTCGACGACCGGGCGGCCGACGCCGCGAAGCGCCTCGCCGCTCACGGCCACTCGGTGACGGTGCTGAGTCCCGACGTGACCACGGACGAGACGCCCGGCGGGACTCTCGCCGGGTTCGACCGGGCCGAGCGGCTCGACGGGTTGCGCCCGAGCGTCCGCGTCGTGGACTGGACGCCGACGGACCCGCTCGCGACGGCGCTCCTGCGGGCCGAGTCGGGGTGGTCGGCGTGA
- a CDS encoding DUF7269 family protein has protein sequence MSQTETVSEESTADEVGSADPPASEKTTSTERATRGTLSDGATVDATVEREEAGPLWRVLTLAGLAALAAAVLVVAIPGLLPAPADSTATAALRAAAPYAGVAVALVGLYGVLGREEDGESTPETPVELPSANPETIHGESHSVVGDDVDALLQRIDGRVDPYNGIEASYAVEVRHRLREAVRRALVRYTDRDREAAETAIEDGTWTDDARAASLVGERAGDPPLAVQLRDWASGEGFDREVAATLAEIRRLRGGDSR, from the coding sequence GTGAGCCAGACCGAGACGGTGAGCGAAGAGTCGACGGCAGACGAGGTCGGGTCGGCCGACCCTCCCGCCAGCGAGAAGACGACGTCGACCGAGCGGGCGACTCGCGGGACGCTCTCCGACGGGGCGACCGTCGACGCGACGGTCGAGCGCGAGGAGGCCGGCCCGCTCTGGCGGGTGCTCACACTCGCCGGACTCGCGGCCCTCGCGGCGGCCGTCCTCGTCGTCGCGATTCCCGGTCTCCTCCCCGCGCCCGCGGATTCGACCGCAACGGCCGCGCTCCGGGCCGCCGCACCGTACGCCGGGGTCGCGGTCGCGCTCGTCGGGCTCTACGGCGTCCTCGGCCGCGAGGAGGACGGGGAATCGACGCCCGAGACGCCGGTCGAACTCCCGAGCGCGAACCCAGAGACGATCCACGGCGAATCTCACTCTGTCGTCGGCGACGACGTCGACGCCCTCTTGCAGCGCATCGACGGCCGCGTCGATCCCTACAACGGCATCGAAGCGAGTTACGCGGTCGAAGTTCGGCATCGCCTCCGAGAGGCGGTGCGCCGGGCGCTCGTCAGGTACACCGACCGCGACCGCGAGGCGGCGGAGACCGCGATCGAGGACGGGACGTGGACCGACGACGCGCGCGCGGCCTCCCTGGTCGGCGAGCGGGCCGGCGACCCGCCGCTCGCCGTCCAGTTGCGCGACTGGGCCAGCGGCGAGGGGTTCGACCGGGAGGTGGCCGCGACGCTCGCCGAGATCCGCCGGCTCCGCGGCGGTGATTCCCGATGA
- a CDS encoding DUF4129 domain-containing protein, translated as MPSSLTRAALALLCAGAVVYATALFPAALDVGLQQSGPVADGPSAPAPTPSTPVAEPTATPVPTAEPTATPAADTGGGSGAPSLSFLPQLLGLLTVLALGYVGLLVVRGGDGFDGGGFGLPGLGFSWLPIPRWLPVTGALQRIPQLTTTALLGGAAALSSVAAGVGRVVRGVGGGLAAGLGPLSRMTGRTLVTLPGVLGTLAVSPGRALSGLTGGGLLASLRGGIDRPAFLERDDPTSEDLRATTETSADAETPDEPSPPTIQEAWQRLTAVIPVANPAATTPGEYARKAVDIGLPEGPVQRLTDLFRAVQYGGRSASTTRTEAARDALSSIFEGGDER; from the coding sequence GTGCCTTCCAGTCTCACGCGCGCCGCCCTGGCCCTCCTCTGTGCCGGCGCCGTCGTCTACGCGACGGCGCTGTTCCCCGCTGCGCTGGACGTGGGACTCCAGCAGAGCGGTCCCGTCGCCGACGGGCCATCGGCCCCCGCGCCCACCCCCTCCACTCCGGTCGCCGAACCGACGGCGACGCCGGTTCCGACCGCCGAACCGACAGCCACGCCAGCGGCCGACACCGGCGGCGGGAGCGGCGCCCCCTCCCTCTCGTTCCTCCCGCAGCTGCTCGGCTTGCTCACAGTTCTGGCGCTCGGCTACGTCGGTCTCCTCGTCGTCCGCGGCGGCGACGGCTTCGACGGCGGGGGGTTCGGTCTCCCTGGACTCGGGTTCTCGTGGCTCCCGATTCCGCGGTGGCTCCCCGTCACGGGCGCGCTCCAGCGGATTCCGCAGCTGACGACGACGGCGTTGCTCGGCGGTGCGGCCGCGCTTTCGAGCGTCGCCGCGGGCGTCGGTCGCGTCGTTCGCGGCGTCGGCGGCGGTCTCGCCGCGGGACTGGGTCCGCTGAGTCGGATGACCGGCCGCACCCTCGTCACGCTCCCAGGGGTGCTCGGGACGCTGGCGGTCTCGCCGGGACGCGCCCTCTCGGGGCTGACCGGCGGCGGGCTGCTGGCCTCGCTCCGCGGCGGCATCGACCGACCGGCGTTCCTCGAACGCGACGACCCCACGAGCGAGGACCTGCGGGCGACGACCGAGACGAGCGCCGACGCCGAGACGCCGGACGAACCCAGTCCGCCGACGATACAGGAGGCGTGGCAGCGACTGACCGCGGTGATCCCGGTCGCGAACCCCGCGGCGACGACGCCCGGCGAGTACGCCCGGAAAGCCGTCGACATCGGGCTTCCGGAAGGTCCGGTGCAGCGGTTGACCGACCTGTTCCGGGCCGTCCAGTACGGCGGCCGATCGGCTTCGACCACTCGGACGGAGGCAGCGCGAGACGCGCTTTCGAGCATCTTCGAGGGGGGTGACGAGCGGTGA